The following are encoded together in the Vigna angularis cultivar LongXiaoDou No.4 chromosome 9, ASM1680809v1, whole genome shotgun sequence genome:
- the LOC108346610 gene encoding LOW QUALITY PROTEIN: probable protein phosphatase 2C 74 (The sequence of the model RefSeq protein was modified relative to this genomic sequence to represent the inferred CDS: substituted 2 bases at 2 genomic stop codons): protein MGGCYSHVSVHDVECSCKHHRDDGACEHGGDSIRLRRSCEFVSMYSKKGSKGVNQDALTVWKDFTGKKDMMFCGVFDGHGPLGHKFSQSIRDKLPSKLSASIKQSQTEKVIKHNETNPTDGSSHNVYGDDNQNMSFSSWEGSFMRCFREMDEDLAKNIDTKGFLGGSTAVTIIKQRDQLIIGNLGDSRAVLCRRAHDNHLVPVQLTVDLTPDIPSEALRIINSGGRIFSAKGDPCVNRIWRPNGDRPGLAMARAFGNFCLKDYGLISVPDVSYRKLTKQDEFVVLASDGVWDVLTNSEVINIVASAPKRSMAAKLLVKHAVQAWRRKCVFKVDDCTAICLFLKDXTLLIQSXSNVSGNINIS, encoded by the exons ATGGGAGGGTGTTACAGCCATGTTTCAGTTCACGATGTGGAATGTTCATGTAAGCATCACCGGGATGATGGTGCATGTGAACATGGTGGGGACAGTATCAGGTTAAGAAGGTCCTGTGAGTTTGTATCAATGTACAGCAAAAAGGGTTCAAAAGGAGTTAATCAAGATGCATTGACCGTGTGGAAG GACTTCACTGGAAAGAAGGACATGATGTTTTGTGGGGTGTTTGATGGTCATGGTCCTCTAGGGCATAAGTTTTCACAGTCTATACGTGACAAACTACCCTCAAAACTCTCAGCATCAATCAAACAGTCACAAACAGAAAAGGTCATCAAACACAATGAGACTAATCCTACAGATGGAAGTAGTCATAATGTCTACGGTGACGATAACCAAAACATGTCCTTTTCTTCATGGGAGGGAAGCTTCATGAGGTGCTTCAGGGAAATGGATGAAGACCTTGCCAAGAACATAGACACTAAAGGATTTCTTGGGGGTAGCACTGCTGTAACCATTATCAAACAG CGCGACCAATTAATAATTGGAAATTTGGGGGATTCTCGTGCAGTTCTTTGCAGAAGAGCACATGACAACCATCTTGTTCCTGTTCAACTTACTGTTGACTTGACCCCAGATATTCCAA GTGAAGCTTTAAGAATCATTAATAGCGGAGGTAGAATTTTTTCTGCAAAAGGAGATCCCTGTGTAAATAGAATATGGAGGCCAAATGGGGATCGCCCTGGTCTAGCTATGGCAAGAGCCTTCGGAAATTTTTGCCTGAAAGATTATGGTCTCATCTCAGTCCCCGATGTATCATACAGAAAACTTACCAAGCAGGATGAGTTTGTGGTTTTGGCTTCTGATGGG GTATGGGATGTGCTAACAAACAGTGAAGTAATAAACATAGTTGCTTCAGCACCGAAAAGGTCCATGGCAGCCAAGTTGTTAGTGAAACACGCAGTTCAAGCTTGGAGACGAAAGTGTGTTTTCAAGGTTGATGATTGTACAGCTATATGCTTGTTCCTGAAAGATTAGACTCTTTTAATCCAATCCTGATCCAACGTGAGTGGGAACATTAACATCTCTTAA